From the genome of Nocardia mangyaensis:
TGCATCAAGGCGAGGACGCCTTCCACGCCGCGATGAACACGGTCAATGTCGGCAAGTTCAACCTCGGTTTCGGTGCGATCGGTGCCTGCGAGCACGCCTACTACGAGGCGATCAATCACGCCGAGAACCGGATTCTTTTCGGGCACCGGGTCACCGAGTTCCCGCAGGTGCGTTCGCTGATCACCGATTCCTACGCCCGGATCGTCGCGATGAAGCTCTACAGCGAGCGCGCGATCGACTACATGCGTTCGGCCGCGCCGGAGGATCGCCGCTACCTGCTGTTCAACGCGATCGAGAAGATGTCGGTGACCCGGCAGGGGCAGCGGGTCATCGAGGATCTCGCCGACGTGATCGCCGCGCGCGGCTTCGAGAACGACATGTACTTCCCGATCGCGATGACGGCCATGTTCGGCCTGCCGCGGCTCGAGGGCACCGTCCACGTGAACATGGCGCTGTCACTGAAGTTCATGGCCAACTACATGTTCCATCCGGCCGACGCGGGACTGGCCGCCCTGCAGTCGATTCCCGGCGCCGCGGTGGCCCCTGCGGGAGCCACGAAGGCCCTCGCCGGCGCGCTGAGCTGGTCGAGTCGCCGGATCGCGCCGCGCCTCGGTGCGGTCGTGAAGCCGCTCGGCGCCGAGTTCGCCAGTGCCACTTATGCTCCCGTGCCCACGCGCCGCGACCCCGCAGACGACGAGTTCCTGTTCCGGCAGGGGCCGAGCAGTGGTCTGGGGCGGATCCGCTTCGAGGATTGGCGACCGGTGTTCGGGGAGTTCGCCGATGTCCCGAACGTGGCGGTGTTCCTGGAGCAGGTGCGCGCGCTGCAGGCACTGCTGGCGGCCGCGGCGCCGACCACCGCGCAGCAGGCCGATGTCGACTTCCTCTTCGCGCTCGGTGAGCTGTTCACCGCGGTGCCCTACGCGCAGCTGATCCTGGAACAGGCGCGGATCGAGGGCACCGACAAGGCCGTGCTCGACCAGATCTTCGACGGTTTCGTGCGCGCGTTCTCGGCGAACGCGCTGACCCTGCACAACAAACCGACCGCCACACCCGCCCAGCAGCGCCGGGCCCTGGACCTGGTCCGCCGTCCGGTCTTCGACCGGTCGCGGTTCGAGCGCGTGCTCGCCGAGGCCAGGTCGCTGGCCGGTGTCTACGAGATGAACGCCTGAACGCGGGGGAGCAGCGTGATGCGCGCGTTGTCGGCGGGGCTCAGCCCGGTGTGATAGCGGCGCGGCGGTTCGACCGGCCCGGGCACCGTCGCGATGCGGCGGTGCTCGAGCACGGTACGGAACAGGATGCGGGCCTCGGCCAGGGCGAACTGGGCGCCGAGGCAGCGGTGAGCGCCCGCGCCGAAAGTGAGCCAGGAATGCGCGCTCGGCCGGTTGTCGAGAAAGCGTTCCGGGCGAAAGGTCAGCGGGTCCGCGTAGTGCCGTTCGGATTCGTGGATGAGCAGGATCGGCACGATGACGATGGCACCCTGGGGAATCGCCACACCGTTGATCACGGTGTCGCGCAGGGCCCGGCGTCCGGTGAACGGTGAGACCGGGCGCAGGCGCATGACCTCGGCGACCACCGCGTCGAGGTAGGCGTCGAGGCGGTCGGTGTCGCCGGTGTCGACCGCGGCGTCCACCTCGGCCATGGCCTCGGGATGACCGGCGAGCATGGCGGCGATCCAGCCGAGGGTGATCGCGGTGGTCTCGTAGGCGCCGAGCAGGATGCCGCGCATGTTGCGAGCCAGGGCGGCGTCGTCGTGTTGGTCGAGGTCGGTGCCGACATAGCGTGAGAGCACGTCGCGGTGGCCGCTCACCGGCGCCGCGGCCGGAGCGGGCCCGGCGCGCCGGGCGGTGATCTCCTCGATGATGACGGCGTCGACCTCGTCCTGGCGGCGCCGCAGCGGCGGATACGGCAGGGTGGCACCGCCGATCAGCGGGGTGATCAGGGTGACGGCCAGGAAGCCGCGGCTCTCGATCTCGCCGAACCAGGCGCTGATCGCCGACTTCAGCCGATCGCGGCGCTCGGGCGCGACATCGCCGAACACGGTGCCCAGCAGCACGCCGATGGCCAGGTCGTAGCCGACTTTCAGGAATTCGAACGGTTCGCCGACCGGCCAGGTGGGCAATTCGCGTTCGACCACCTCGACCATCAGTTGCTCGTAGGACCGCAGCGCCGCGGCCTGGAACGGCGGCG
Proteins encoded in this window:
- a CDS encoding cytochrome P450, producing MSQTPISLRELPRLRTRDLAQLGGLLRPGTHTSPLLALGERFVVRPPGFPTMLVTHDMGDVRALFANNDDFSIGQVLSRFSSHDVMFGKQTMIFLDGAEHRRERKLFAPPFQAAALRSYEQLMVEVVERELPTWPVGEPFEFLKVGYDLAIGVLLGTVFGDVAPERRDRLKSAISAWFGEIESRGFLAVTLITPLIGGATLPYPPLRRRQDEVDAVIIEEITARRAGPAPAAAPVSGHRDVLSRYVGTDLDQHDDAALARNMRGILLGAYETTAITLGWIAAMLAGHPEAMAEVDAAVDTGDTDRLDAYLDAVVAEVMRLRPVSPFTGRRALRDTVINGVAIPQGAIVIVPILLIHESERHYADPLTFRPERFLDNRPSAHSWLTFGAGAHRCLGAQFALAEARILFRTVLEHRRIATVPGPVEPPRRYHTGLSPADNARITLLPRVQAFIS
- a CDS encoding acyl-CoA dehydrogenase family protein, translating into MPQALLNPKNCDFAQFDPETRRMLRAVVDWFEARGKTQLVHDDHERVWLSDFLDFVKRERLFATFLTPAAEADGDPNKRWDTGRNATLSQILGFYGMSYWYVWQVTILGLGPIWQSSNSAAKKKAAAQLDSGEIFAFGLSEKEHGADVYSTDMIVDPQPDGGYTATGGKHYIGNGNLASMVSVFGRRSDKPIIDSAKALTNKPTQADYEGYLFFVADSQHEAYKLRRNVVNSQIYVAAFDLENYPVAEEDILHQGEDAFHAAMNTVNVGKFNLGFGAIGACEHAYYEAINHAENRILFGHRVTEFPQVRSLITDSYARIVAMKLYSERAIDYMRSAAPEDRRYLLFNAIEKMSVTRQGQRVIEDLADVIAARGFENDMYFPIAMTAMFGLPRLEGTVHVNMALSLKFMANYMFHPADAGLAALQSIPGAAVAPAGATKALAGALSWSSRRIAPRLGAVVKPLGAEFASATYAPVPTRRDPADDEFLFRQGPSSGLGRIRFEDWRPVFGEFADVPNVAVFLEQVRALQALLAAAAPTTAQQADVDFLFALGELFTAVPYAQLILEQARIEGTDKAVLDQIFDGFVRAFSANALTLHNKPTATPAQQRRALDLVRRPVFDRSRFERVLAEARSLAGVYEMNA